The Blattabacterium cuenoti genome includes a region encoding these proteins:
- the pyrF gene encoding orotidine-5'-phosphate decarboxylase, with product MEEKEQFFLKIYNLGIIKFGNFTLKSGMNSPIYIDFRPIASRPDLLIKLSDLLLHEVSYTNFELICGVPYAALPIATTLSLRSNIPLIIKRKENKGYGTKRMIEGIYKKGQNCLLIEDVITSGDSLLKTVIDLEKEGLIIKDILSILDREQGGTENIKKRGYNIRTLFRIGEVLKMLEKKHFLKKKKIHMIQFFFSKKNIKKFQNKRISYEEKKEKISHPIGKKLIDITLKKKTNLIVSADLVNSKNILKLVNLIGDIICGLKLHVDIINDFSFSFINSLKNISIEKKFLLLEDRKLCDVGSTNYLQLHYGIYKISSWADIITAHLFAGSGSIQNLNIPSRMGLITISEMSSYGRLSDDNYIRKALNISLKNPKVIGTVAQRKVDDRLLLFTPGIHFSNSNNLVNTYIHPTQAFKKNGSDFIIVGRAIYQSNNPKIVAEEYRNAGWKAYENGL from the coding sequence ATGGAAGAAAAAGAACAGTTCTTTTTAAAAATTTACAATTTAGGAATCATAAAATTTGGAAATTTCACTTTAAAAAGTGGGATGAATTCTCCCATATATATAGATTTTCGTCCAATAGCTTCTAGACCAGATTTATTAATCAAATTATCGGATTTGCTTCTTCATGAAGTTTCATATACTAATTTTGAACTAATTTGTGGAGTCCCTTACGCTGCTTTGCCTATAGCTACAACTTTGTCTTTGAGGTCTAATATTCCGTTAATTATTAAAAGAAAAGAAAATAAAGGTTATGGAACCAAGCGAATGATTGAAGGAATTTATAAAAAAGGACAAAATTGTCTTCTCATAGAAGATGTTATCACGAGTGGTGATAGTTTATTAAAAACAGTAATAGATCTTGAAAAAGAAGGATTGATTATAAAAGATATTCTCTCCATTCTTGATAGAGAGCAAGGAGGAACAGAAAATATAAAAAAAAGAGGATATAATATACGAACTTTATTTCGTATAGGGGAAGTTTTAAAAATGTTAGAAAAGAAACATTTTTTAAAAAAAAAAAAAATACATATGATCCAATTTTTTTTTAGCAAAAAAAATATTAAAAAATTTCAGAATAAACGTATTTCTTATGAAGAAAAAAAAGAAAAAATTTCTCATCCTATAGGAAAAAAACTTATTGATATTACATTGAAAAAAAAAACTAACCTGATCGTTTCTGCTGATTTAGTAAATTCTAAAAATATATTGAAATTAGTCAATTTAATTGGAGATATAATTTGTGGATTAAAACTTCATGTGGACATTATTAATGATTTTTCATTCTCATTTATAAATTCTCTTAAAAATATTTCTATAGAAAAAAAATTCTTACTACTTGAAGATAGAAAATTGTGTGATGTTGGTTCTACTAATTATCTTCAACTACATTATGGTATATATAAGATTTCTTCTTGGGCGGACATTATCACTGCGCACTTATTTGCGGGGAGTGGGAGCATACAAAATTTGAATATTCCTTCTAGGATGGGTTTAATTACGATATCAGAAATGTCTTCTTATGGAAGATTATCCGATGATAATTATATAAGAAAAGCATTAAATATTTCTTTGAAAAATCCGAAAGTTATTGGAACTGTAGCACAAAGAAAAGTAGACGACAGGTTATTACTATTTACACCTGGTATTCATTTTTCCAATTCAAATAACTTAGTAAATACCTATATTCATCCCACTCAAGCTTTTAAAAAGAATGGAAGTGACTTTATCATTGTAGGAAGAGCTATTTATCAGTCTAACAATCCAAAAATAGTAGCAGAAGAATATAGAAACGCAGGATGGAAAGCTTATGAAAATGGACTTTGA
- a CDS encoding dihydroorotate oxidase, with amino-acid sequence MIMKKIDISSHINKIQLSSCIMNASGAFCTTGKELSYLLDSFSGAVVTKSCTSKPRIGNPKPRYFEWSVGSINSMGLPNLGIDFYLNFLEKKKTKKPVFLSISGLSIEENFFLIRKANSSSRITAIELNLSCPNIQEEVLGEDLHKIYDFLENVFKFNEKPLGIKLPPYFKEEYIKKISLTFNQFPISFITCINSLPNGIFVDTSNETTVIKPRNGFGGIGGSIIKPFALANILRFYTYLRKDISIIGCGGISSGKDIFEHILCGASAVQIGTQLMKEGVTVFDRLKKEFTLFLRKKNYSSINSFKGKLKKFQ; translated from the coding sequence ATCATTATGAAAAAAATAGATATTTCTTCTCATATAAATAAAATTCAACTTTCATCATGTATTATGAATGCTTCAGGAGCTTTTTGTACTACAGGTAAAGAATTATCCTATCTTTTAGATAGTTTTTCTGGTGCTGTAGTAACAAAAAGTTGTACAAGTAAACCAAGAATAGGGAATCCCAAACCAAGATATTTTGAATGGAGTGTGGGAAGCATTAATTCCATGGGATTACCTAATCTTGGAATAGATTTTTATTTGAACTTTTTAGAAAAAAAAAAAACAAAAAAACCTGTCTTTCTTTCTATATCCGGATTATCTATAGAAGAAAATTTTTTTCTCATTAGAAAAGCTAATTCTTCTTCAAGAATTACGGCTATAGAGTTGAATTTATCTTGTCCAAATATTCAAGAAGAAGTATTAGGAGAAGATTTACACAAGATTTATGATTTTTTAGAAAATGTATTTAAATTCAATGAGAAACCTTTAGGGATTAAACTTCCTCCTTATTTCAAGGAGGAATACATTAAAAAAATATCTTTGACTTTTAATCAATTTCCTATTAGTTTTATAACTTGTATTAATAGCTTACCTAACGGAATTTTTGTTGATACAAGTAATGAAACAACAGTAATAAAACCAAGAAATGGATTTGGAGGGATCGGTGGATCAATTATAAAACCATTTGCACTAGCTAATATTCTTAGATTTTATACTTATCTTAGAAAAGATATTTCTATCATAGGATGTGGAGGAATTTCTTCTGGAAAAGATATTTTTGAACATATATTATGTGGGGCATCAGCAGTTCAAATAGGAACACAATTAATGAAAGAAGGAGTTACAGTATTTGATAGATTGAAAAAAGAGTTCACTCTTTTCTTACGAAAAAAAAATTACTCATCAATAAACAGTTTTAAAGGAAAATTAAAAAAATTTCAATAA
- the ureC gene encoding urease subunit alpha, translated as MKKIDRESYASMYGPTKGDRVRLGDTSLWIEIERDYTIYGDECVFGGGKVIRDGMGQHPFATKNEGVLDLVLTNAIIVDHWGIVKADLGIKNGVIIGIGKAGNPYFMDGVTPNMYIGAGTEVISSENLIVTSGSVDSHVHYICPQLFEVALENGTTTIIGGGSGPATGTIATNCTSGVWNIQRMLKSTDHIPINFIFLASGNSSRPEALIEQVEAGAGGLKIHEDWGSTPYVIDQCLNVSEKLDIQVNIHTDSLNESGYVEDTLKTFKGRTIHTYHTEGAGGGHTPDLLKVISFPNILPSSTSPTMPYTLNTIDEHLDMLMICHHLDSNLPEDIAFAKSRIRSETISAEGVLHDMGAISMTSSDSQAMGRIGEIVKRTWQTADKMKKQRGFLNEDNQKNDNFRVKRYISKYTINPAITHGISEYVGSVSVGKMADLVLWKPSFFGVKPELVIKSGMIVYASMGDPNATIPTPQPFMYRKMFGYFEPKLSSIFVSSRAINHGFFEKNEIKKQIKIVKGCRSLSKKDMVLNGVTPNLEVDPKTYNVYINGKKIISNPSDILPLAQRYFLF; from the coding sequence ATGAAAAAAATAGACAGAGAATCTTATGCAAGCATGTATGGTCCTACAAAAGGAGATCGAGTTCGTTTAGGAGATACATCTTTATGGATTGAAATAGAAAGAGATTATACAATTTATGGAGATGAATGTGTTTTTGGAGGAGGAAAAGTCATTAGAGATGGGATGGGACAACATCCATTTGCTACAAAAAATGAAGGAGTCTTAGATTTAGTGTTGACCAACGCGATCATTGTTGATCATTGGGGAATTGTAAAAGCGGATCTTGGTATCAAAAATGGTGTCATAATTGGAATAGGAAAAGCAGGAAATCCATATTTTATGGATGGGGTAACTCCGAATATGTATATTGGAGCAGGAACAGAAGTTATTTCTTCTGAAAATCTAATTGTAACATCTGGAAGTGTTGATAGTCATGTTCATTACATATGTCCACAATTATTTGAAGTGGCATTAGAAAATGGAACTACTACTATTATCGGGGGAGGATCAGGCCCTGCGACTGGAACAATAGCCACAAATTGTACTTCTGGGGTATGGAATATTCAAAGAATGTTAAAAAGTACAGATCATATTCCTATCAATTTTATTTTTCTTGCCAGTGGAAATAGTTCTCGTCCTGAAGCTTTAATTGAACAAGTAGAAGCTGGTGCTGGAGGATTAAAAATCCATGAAGATTGGGGAAGCACTCCTTATGTTATAGATCAATGTTTAAATGTTTCTGAAAAATTAGATATTCAAGTCAATATTCATACTGATTCACTAAATGAATCAGGTTATGTTGAGGACACTTTAAAGACATTTAAAGGGAGAACCATTCATACTTATCATACAGAAGGAGCTGGAGGAGGACATACTCCTGATTTATTGAAGGTTATATCTTTTCCTAATATTTTACCTTCATCTACAAGTCCTACTATGCCTTATACTTTAAATACTATAGATGAACATTTAGATATGTTAATGATTTGCCATCATTTAGATTCTAATTTACCAGAAGATATTGCTTTTGCTAAATCGAGAATTAGATCTGAAACTATTAGTGCAGAAGGAGTTTTACATGATATGGGAGCTATTAGTATGACTAGTTCTGATTCACAAGCTATGGGAAGAATCGGAGAAATAGTGAAAAGAACTTGGCAAACAGCTGATAAAATGAAAAAACAAAGAGGTTTTCTTAATGAGGACAATCAAAAAAATGATAATTTCAGAGTAAAAAGATATATTTCTAAATATACCATAAATCCTGCCATTACTCATGGGATATCAGAATATGTAGGATCCGTTAGTGTTGGAAAAATGGCAGATTTAGTATTATGGAAACCTTCTTTTTTTGGAGTAAAACCGGAATTAGTCATAAAAAGTGGAATGATTGTATACGCTAGTATGGGAGATCCTAATGCTACCATTCCTACGCCTCAACCATTCATGTATCGTAAAATGTTTGGTTATTTTGAACCAAAGTTGAGCAGTATTTTTGTTTCATCGAGAGCTATAAATCATGGATTTTTTGAAAAAAATGAAATAAAAAAACAAATAAAAATAGTAAAAGGATGTCGTTCTTTATCCAAAAAAGATATGGTTTTAAATGGAGTTACTCCAAATTTAGAAGTGGATCCAAAAACCTATAATGTTTACATTAATGGAAAAAAAATTATATCTAATCCTTCTGATATTTTGCCTCTTGCTCAAAGATATTTTTTATTTTAA
- a CDS encoding TrmH family RNA methyltransferase, with protein MRRIHSLQNTKIKDLIKIYKKKNYVNEFVIEGIKEFEMAIKGNFFPKRIFICEKIFHEYGMIESYHTITFLISMKIFKRLAYRKNSGGIIALFREKSDHKLKNEKIIDNFLILILDGIEKPGNIGAILRTADAAGVRIIILCNMKTYIYNSNIIRCSLGSVFTRTIFIEKIESIISWLQENKIKIVVTGFYNHKKAKNLYETKLSYSTLAIVFGSENKGISNIWLKKANEIITIPMFGNVDSLNVSHAVSIIIYEMIRRKTYSVHL; from the coding sequence ATGAGAAGAATACATAGCTTACAAAATACAAAAATTAAAGATCTAATAAAAATTTATAAAAAAAAAAATTATGTAAATGAATTTGTTATTGAAGGAATAAAAGAATTTGAAATGGCTATAAAAGGAAATTTTTTTCCAAAAAGAATATTTATATGCGAAAAAATATTCCACGAATATGGTATGATTGAATCATACCATACTATTACTTTTTTGATCAGTATGAAAATCTTTAAAAGATTAGCATATAGAAAAAATTCAGGTGGGATTATTGCTTTATTTAGAGAGAAATCAGACCATAAACTGAAAAACGAAAAAATAATTGATAATTTTTTAATCCTTATACTAGATGGAATCGAAAAACCTGGAAATATAGGAGCTATATTAAGAACAGCTGATGCTGCAGGGGTACGCATTATTATATTATGTAATATGAAAACCTACATTTATAATTCTAATATTATCAGATGCAGTTTAGGAAGTGTTTTTACAAGAACAATTTTTATAGAAAAAATAGAATCAATCATTTCCTGGTTACAAGAAAATAAAATAAAAATTGTAGTAACAGGATTTTATAATCATAAAAAAGCTAAAAATTTATACGAAACTAAACTTAGTTATTCAACTTTAGCCATTGTTTTCGGTTCCGAAAATAAAGGAATATCTAATATTTGGTTAAAAAAAGCAAATGAAATTATAACTATTCCTATGTTTGGAAATGTAGATTCATTAAATGTCAGCCATGCTGTATCTATAATAATATATGAGATGATTAGGCGAAAAACTTATTCTGTTCATTTATGA
- a CDS encoding lysophospholipid acyltransferase family protein, translating to MKILKISFILLWRVWFFIINIFLIPLWAGASIPFLFKEKYYPIVYWFHQMWARSNLFLMGFWYVLEKDEERLDKNKQYMIISNHTSIMDIMLIYSLMRNHPLVFVGKAELAKLPFFGFVYKNSNILIDRKNLSSCIQVFKKIQDKVDSGKSVCIFPEGGVPNPSVFLDHFKNGAFFIAIIKKISIIPFTIADIKTKFPSFSIIKGGPGKIRIKQHHSISTKNLSLKDKNDLKKKCFNLIKYQLEKFDREKSNN from the coding sequence ATGAAAATTCTGAAAATATCATTTATATTATTATGGCGTGTATGGTTTTTTATTATCAATATATTTTTAATTCCATTATGGGCAGGTGCTTCTATTCCATTTCTTTTTAAAGAAAAATATTATCCCATTGTATATTGGTTTCATCAAATGTGGGCTAGAAGCAATCTATTTCTCATGGGTTTTTGGTATGTATTAGAAAAAGATGAAGAAAGATTAGACAAAAATAAACAATACATGATTATTAGTAATCACACCTCTATCATGGATATCATGTTAATTTATTCTTTAATGAGAAATCATCCTTTAGTTTTTGTAGGAAAAGCGGAATTAGCTAAACTTCCATTTTTTGGTTTTGTTTACAAAAACAGCAATATTCTTATAGATAGAAAAAATTTGTCTAGTTGTATACAAGTATTTAAAAAAATACAGGATAAAGTAGATTCTGGAAAAAGTGTTTGCATTTTTCCAGAAGGAGGGGTTCCTAATCCATCTGTTTTTTTAGATCATTTCAAGAACGGCGCTTTTTTTATAGCTATAATCAAGAAAATATCCATTATTCCCTTTACTATAGCTGATATAAAAACAAAATTTCCTAGTTTTTCTATTATAAAAGGGGGCCCAGGAAAAATAAGAATCAAACAACATCATTCTATATCAACAAAGAATTTATCCTTAAAAGATAAAAATGATTTGAAGAAAAAATGTTTCAATTTGATAAAATATCAATTAGAAAAATTTGATCGTGAAAAATCGAATAATTAA
- the fbp gene encoding class 1 fructose-bisphosphatase has product MYTLGEFIIENRDCFSYSTEALLRLFSSIKLASKAIHKEVNKAGLTEKIIGSSGITNIQGENQQKLDDFANKTFIESFKSRNVVCGIASEESKDFIVINNKKENPLQNQYIVLIDPLDGSSNIDVNVSIGTIFSVYMRKSSVQMNVTIEDFLQKGNQQILAGYIIYGSSTILVYSTGNGVHGFTLDPSVGTFYLSHPNLFFPKKEKIYSINEGNYAKFSNGIRRFIKYCQERKENRPYTARYIGSLVGDFHRNMIQGGIYIYPKTASSPEGKLRLLYECNPMAFLAEQAGGKASDGKRRILDIEPTKLHQRTPFVCGPIGMVSKLEEFMNN; this is encoded by the coding sequence ATGTATACATTAGGAGAGTTTATTATAGAAAATAGAGATTGTTTTTCGTATTCAACTGAGGCTTTGTTGCGATTGTTTAGTTCTATTAAATTAGCTTCTAAAGCTATTCATAAAGAAGTTAATAAAGCTGGTTTAACTGAAAAAATTATAGGAAGTTCTGGAATTACTAATATTCAAGGAGAAAATCAACAAAAATTGGACGATTTTGCTAACAAAACTTTTATTGAATCTTTTAAAAGCAGAAATGTAGTTTGTGGAATAGCATCCGAAGAAAGCAAAGATTTTATAGTGATAAATAATAAAAAAGAAAATCCTTTACAAAATCAATATATTGTTTTAATAGATCCACTTGACGGTTCGTCCAATATAGACGTAAATGTATCTATAGGAACTATATTTTCCGTATATATGAGAAAATCTTCTGTTCAAATGAATGTCACAATAGAAGATTTTTTGCAAAAAGGAAATCAACAAATCCTTGCAGGATATATAATTTATGGATCCTCTACTATATTGGTGTATAGTACTGGAAATGGAGTGCATGGATTTACTTTAGATCCTTCAGTTGGAACCTTTTATTTATCTCATCCTAATCTTTTTTTTCCTAAAAAAGAAAAAATTTATTCTATTAATGAGGGAAATTATGCGAAATTTTCTAATGGAATTAGAAGATTTATAAAATATTGTCAAGAAAGAAAAGAAAATCGTCCTTATACGGCAAGATATATTGGATCTTTAGTAGGAGATTTTCACAGAAATATGATACAAGGAGGAATATATATATATCCTAAAACCGCTTCTTCTCCAGAAGGCAAATTAAGATTGCTTTATGAATGTAATCCAATGGCTTTTTTAGCAGAACAAGCTGGGGGAAAAGCTTCTGATGGAAAAAGACGTATTCTAGATATAGAACCGACAAAATTACATCAAAGAACTCCATTTGTATGTGGCCCCATAGGAATGGTATCTAAATTAGAAGAATTTATGAATAACTAA
- the rpmF gene encoding 50S ribosomal protein L32: MAHPKRRQSKSRRDKRRNHFKIKEPLLVKCALTNQKHLYHHAYWHEKKLYYRGKIVYNKNKEE, encoded by the coding sequence ATGGCACATCCTAAAAGAAGACAATCTAAATCCAGAAGAGATAAAAGAAGAAATCACTTTAAAATTAAAGAACCTTTATTAGTGAAATGTGCTTTAACAAATCAAAAACATTTATATCATCACGCTTATTGGCATGAAAAAAAGCTCTATTATAGAGGAAAAATTGTATATAATAAAAATAAAGAAGAATAA
- a CDS encoding deoxycytidylate deaminase yields the protein MSYGYNKTPSGFDNKCEEKNGDTKWYVLHAEANAILKLSYSSLSCEGSTIYVTHFPCQECCKLIYQSRIRKVIYLHNYTKKDKRMIFLNRLKIKIKKLQ from the coding sequence ATATCTTATGGATATAATAAAACTCCAAGTGGTTTTGATAATAAATGTGAAGAAAAAAATGGAGATACTAAATGGTATGTTCTACATGCAGAAGCAAATGCAATATTAAAACTTTCTTATTCGTCTTTATCTTGTGAAGGATCTACTATATATGTTACACATTTTCCATGTCAAGAATGTTGTAAATTAATTTATCAATCTAGAATCAGAAAAGTCATATATCTACACAATTACACAAAAAAGGATAAAAGAATGATTTTTTTGAATAGATTAAAGATAAAAATCAAAAAATTGCAATAA
- a CDS encoding ribonuclease HI, producing the protein MNKKIHIYTDGSSKGNPGPGGYGVFIEIIGNCYNRKIISEGFRYTTNNRMELLAVIVGLEEIKKIKQNIVVFTDSKYVVNPIQKNWIYKWKKNNFFNKKNVDLWKRFLEIFHNQFIIFQWIKSHNNHYINDYCDRLSVEASKRKTLKIDYVYEKQNKFS; encoded by the coding sequence GTGAATAAAAAAATTCATATTTATACTGACGGTTCTTCAAAAGGAAACCCTGGCCCAGGAGGATATGGAGTTTTTATAGAAATAATTGGAAATTGTTATAATAGAAAAATAATTTCCGAAGGATTTCGTTATACAACGAATAATAGAATGGAACTATTAGCAGTTATTGTGGGGTTAGAAGAAATCAAAAAAATAAAACAAAATATTGTAGTTTTTACCGATTCTAAATATGTGGTCAATCCTATTCAAAAAAATTGGATTTATAAATGGAAAAAAAACAATTTTTTTAATAAAAAAAATGTAGATCTATGGAAAAGATTTTTAGAAATATTTCATAATCAATTTATTATTTTTCAATGGATTAAATCTCACAATAATCATTATATTAATGATTATTGTGATAGATTATCTGTCGAAGCTTCTAAAAGAAAAACTCTAAAAATAGATTATGTGTATGAAAAGCAGAATAAGTTTTCATAA
- a CDS encoding MarC family protein: MEWINSLISCFMILFSIIDILGNAPIIMGFKSKGNIIDTKKVIITSLVIFLSFLFLGQPMLKIIGVDVHSFSVAGSIVLFLIGLEMILGVDFHKVTENAQTSIVPIAFPLIAGPGSLTTLISLRTTYDVNVILLSLILNMIVVYFVIDRCDFIAEKIGNSGLDILKKIFGIVLLAFAVKIFGANAGQLFQT; this comes from the coding sequence ATGGAATGGATAAATTCATTAATCAGTTGTTTTATGATCCTTTTTAGCATTATTGACATATTAGGAAATGCTCCCATTATTATGGGATTCAAATCAAAAGGAAATATAATAGATACTAAAAAAGTTATAATTACTTCTCTTGTCATATTTTTATCTTTCCTATTTTTAGGACAACCTATGCTCAAAATTATTGGTGTGGATGTTCATTCTTTCTCTGTTGCAGGATCTATAGTATTATTTTTAATTGGTTTAGAAATGATATTAGGGGTAGACTTTCATAAAGTGACAGAAAACGCTCAAACTTCTATTGTCCCAATAGCTTTTCCTCTTATAGCTGGACCAGGATCTTTAACCACCTTAATTTCATTAAGAACAACTTATGACGTAAATGTTATTCTTTTATCTTTGATCCTCAATATGATAGTAGTCTATTTCGTGATAGACAGATGTGATTTTATAGCTGAAAAAATAGGGAATAGTGGGTTAGACATCCTCAAAAAAATATTTGGAATTGTTTTATTAGCTTTTGCCGTTAAAATTTTTGGAGCAAATGCGGGACAATTATTTCAAACATAA
- the proS gene encoding proline--tRNA ligase, which yields MNQLTKRNKDYSKWYNEVVVKSGLAEFSGVRGFMIIKPYGYSLWEIMKKKLDKILKNTGHKNVYFPLLIPKSAFSKEKEHTEIFSEGCAVVTHSRLKKSKNELILDPESRLQEELVIRPTSESIIWKTYKRWIQSYRDLPILLNQWGNALRWEMRTRLFIRTTEFLWQEGHTAHSTEKEAIEEAKKILNIYTDFSENIMGIPVLQGIKPYMDKFYGSEKTYCIEALMQDGKALQIGTSHFLGQNFSKAFDVQFTNSNGKKEYVWSTSWGVSTRLIGGLIMSHSDDKGLIIPPKIAPIQIVIIPIYKDKEKFGIINDIVQKILNLLEEERIRVKYDNRIKFTPGWKFHEYEMKGVPIRISIGPNEIKNEKVEIFRRDTHEKIYISWINLKKLIPKLLDEIQKNIYQKALDRTKKLIMKTDSYEDFKQKINSSGGFIFAHWDGTKNTGKKIQEETEATIRCIPLFPDKEKGKCIYSGSPSFQRVVFSKSY from the coding sequence ATGAATCAATTAACTAAAAGAAATAAGGATTATTCAAAATGGTATAATGAGGTAGTCGTAAAGTCTGGTTTAGCAGAATTTTCCGGTGTACGTGGTTTTATGATTATAAAACCATATGGATACTCTTTATGGGAAATCATGAAAAAAAAACTAGATAAAATACTCAAAAATACAGGACATAAAAATGTTTATTTTCCTTTACTAATTCCTAAATCCGCTTTTTCAAAAGAAAAAGAACATACCGAGATATTTTCTGAAGGATGTGCTGTGGTTACACATTCTAGATTAAAAAAAAGTAAAAATGAATTGATTCTTGATCCTGAATCAAGATTACAAGAAGAATTAGTAATTAGACCAACCTCTGAAAGCATCATATGGAAAACCTATAAACGTTGGATTCAATCTTATAGAGATCTCCCTATTTTATTAAATCAATGGGGAAATGCATTAAGGTGGGAAATGCGTACTCGTTTATTTATTAGAACTACCGAATTTCTTTGGCAAGAAGGACATACTGCTCATTCTACGGAAAAAGAAGCTATAGAAGAAGCTAAAAAAATATTAAACATTTATACAGATTTTTCAGAAAATATTATGGGGATACCTGTTTTGCAAGGAATTAAACCATACATGGATAAATTTTATGGATCCGAAAAAACATATTGTATAGAAGCTCTCATGCAAGATGGAAAAGCTTTACAAATTGGGACTTCACATTTTTTAGGACAAAATTTTTCGAAAGCTTTTGATGTTCAATTCACTAATTCCAATGGAAAAAAAGAATATGTATGGTCGACTTCTTGGGGTGTTTCTACTAGATTAATAGGTGGATTGATCATGTCCCATTCGGATGATAAAGGTTTAATAATTCCTCCAAAAATAGCTCCTATACAAATAGTTATTATTCCTATATATAAAGACAAAGAAAAATTTGGGATTATAAATGACATAGTCCAAAAAATTCTAAATCTTTTAGAAGAAGAAAGAATACGAGTGAAATATGATAACAGAATCAAATTTACTCCTGGATGGAAATTTCATGAATATGAGATGAAAGGAGTCCCTATACGAATCAGTATAGGACCGAACGAAATAAAAAATGAAAAAGTGGAAATTTTCAGGAGAGATACACATGAGAAAATATATATATCTTGGATAAACTTAAAAAAGTTAATCCCTAAATTACTTGATGAAATACAAAAAAATATTTACCAAAAAGCCTTAGATAGAACGAAAAAACTAATCATGAAAACAGATTCTTACGAAGATTTTAAACAAAAAATTAATAGTTCTGGAGGTTTTATTTTTGCTCATTGGGATGGTACAAAAAATACAGGAAAGAAAATTCAAGAAGAAACAGAAGCTACTATACGTTGTATTCCCTTATTTCCTGATAAGGAAAAAGGAAAATGTATTTATTCCGGATCTCCTTCTTTTCAAAGGGTTGTTTTTTCTAAATCTTATTGA
- a CDS encoding urease subunit gamma, producing the protein MHLTFYEKEKILLHMAGELAKKRLKRGLKLNYPESLALIAHYVMEGARDGKTVKELMYEAGNILNDEQVMDGVYELLNNVQIEATFPDGTKLVTIHNPIKKNRKENSRMIPGQYDLLKEDIVLLPGRSRIERVVSNTGTRPIQVGSHFHFYETNPSLIFEREGTKGYRLDVPSGRSVRFEPGETKKVILVEIGGRKKIYGFSGKENTKI; encoded by the coding sequence ATGCATTTAACTTTTTATGAAAAGGAAAAAATTCTTCTGCACATGGCTGGAGAATTAGCGAAAAAACGTTTAAAAAGAGGATTAAAATTAAATTATCCTGAATCTTTAGCTTTAATTGCTCATTATGTCATGGAAGGAGCACGTGATGGAAAAACGGTAAAAGAACTTATGTATGAAGCAGGAAATATTCTGAATGATGAACAAGTTATGGATGGAGTATATGAATTGCTCAATAATGTTCAAATAGAGGCAACTTTTCCTGATGGAACAAAATTAGTCACTATACACAATCCTATTAAAAAAAATAGAAAGGAAAACTCTAGGATGATTCCAGGGCAATATGATCTACTTAAAGAAGATATTGTTTTATTACCTGGAAGGTCTCGTATAGAGAGAGTCGTCTCTAATACTGGAACTCGTCCTATTCAAGTAGGATCTCATTTCCATTTTTATGAAACAAATCCTTCTCTTATTTTTGAGAGAGAAGGAACTAAAGGATATAGACTGGATGTTCCTTCTGGAAGATCTGTTCGTTTTGAGCCTGGAGAAACAAAAAAAGTCATATTAGTAGAAATAGGAGGAAGAAAAAAAATTTATGGATTTTCAGGAAAAGAAAATACAAAAATATGA